From a region of the Desulfofundulus luciae genome:
- a CDS encoding gamma-glutamyl-gamma-aminobutyrate hydrolase family protein: protein MLPVIGITCAWDEEKMRFFLSRFYTGAVEAAGGLPLLLPYTGREAGLNTWPELLDGLILSGGGDVDPVHFGEEPLPGCGEISPERDDFELSLARRALSLGLPVLGICRGAQVLNIAAGGDIYQDIATQVPGCLKHHQRAPRWCATHGIMVEENTRLAAIFGAGVVRVNSFHHQAVRRPAPGFIVSARSVDGIIEAIESTARGFALGVQWHPETMWERDGRFLGIFAALVDAGREYKGQKGR, encoded by the coding sequence ATGCTGCCGGTAATTGGCATTACCTGCGCCTGGGATGAGGAAAAAATGCGCTTTTTTTTAAGTCGCTTTTATACCGGGGCGGTGGAAGCCGCCGGCGGGTTACCGTTATTGCTGCCGTACACCGGAAGGGAAGCCGGTTTGAATACATGGCCGGAGCTTTTAGACGGGTTAATTCTCTCCGGGGGCGGTGATGTGGATCCCGTCCATTTCGGGGAAGAACCCCTGCCGGGTTGTGGAGAAATAAGCCCGGAGCGGGACGACTTTGAGCTGAGCCTGGCCCGCCGGGCGTTATCTTTGGGCCTGCCCGTCCTGGGTATTTGCAGGGGGGCCCAGGTATTGAATATTGCCGCCGGGGGCGATATTTATCAGGATATTGCTACTCAGGTTCCGGGTTGTTTAAAGCACCACCAGCGGGCTCCCCGCTGGTGCGCCACCCACGGGATTATGGTGGAGGAAAACACCCGCCTGGCCGCTATATTTGGTGCAGGGGTTGTGCGGGTGAACAGCTTTCACCACCAGGCGGTACGGCGGCCTGCTCCGGGTTTTATTGTTTCTGCCCGGTCCGTGGATGGTATTATCGAAGCCATAGAAAGCACCGCCCGGGGTTTTGCCCTGGGGGTGCAGTGGCATCCCGAAACCATGTGGGAGCGGGACGGGCGCTTTTTAGGTATCTTTGCGGCCCTGGTGGACGCCGGCCGGGAGTACAAAGGGCAGAAGGGGAGATGA
- a CDS encoding type II toxin-antitoxin system PemK/MazF family toxin has translation MQVRRGDIFYADLSPVVGSEQGGTRPVLILQNDIGNQYSPTTIVAAITSQIAKAKLPTHVEMPASPGGLEKDSVILLEQIRTIDKSRLMEKVTSLSRETMLKVNHAVEISLGLVDI, from the coding sequence ATGCAGGTCCGCCGTGGCGACATCTTTTATGCCGACCTTAGCCCGGTGGTGGGTTCGGAGCAGGGTGGTACCCGCCCCGTGTTAATCCTTCAAAATGATATCGGCAACCAGTACAGCCCCACCACCATTGTGGCAGCCATTACTTCTCAAATTGCCAAGGCCAAACTTCCCACCCATGTGGAAATGCCTGCAAGTCCGGGTGGGCTGGAGAAGGATTCGGTCATCCTGCTGGAACAGATTCGCACCATTGACAAGAGCCGCCTGATGGAAAAAGTCACCTCCTTAAGCCGCGAAACTATGCTAAAGGTGAACCATGCCGTGGAAATCAGCCTGGGCCTGGTGGACATCTAG
- a CDS encoding CopG family ribbon-helix-helix protein, with protein MAQVKRIMISLPDNLLAEVDGIVAAERLNRSELIREAMRFYIAERKRRQLREQMKKGYQEMAKINRELAAEHYRLDAKTVRQYEKAEVK; from the coding sequence GTGGCTCAGGTGAAGAGAATTATGATTAGCCTCCCCGACAATCTCCTGGCCGAGGTAGACGGGATTGTGGCTGCAGAAAGACTAAACAGGAGCGAACTGATCCGGGAGGCCATGCGCTTCTACATTGCCGAACGCAAGCGCCGGCAACTACGGGAGCAGATGAAAAAGGGGTATCAGGAAATGGCCAAAATCAACCGGGAATTAGCCGCTGAACACTACCGGCTGGATGCAAAAACGGTGAGACAATATGAGAAGGCGGAGGTAAAATAA
- the ilvN gene encoding acetolactate synthase small subunit, producing the protein MKHTLAVLVLNKPGVLARISGLLSRRVFNIESIAAGYTEEPDITRITIVVNGDDRELDQVVKQLSKLVDVIKIQELHSSESIERELALIKVKADAARRSDIVDIVEIFRANIVDVNRETMVIELTGDEEKINALCAVLEDHGIVEMVRTGKIALCRGPGAAKYYQEQ; encoded by the coding sequence GTGAAACATACCTTGGCGGTGCTGGTGCTGAACAAGCCGGGGGTGCTGGCCCGGATTTCCGGCCTGTTGAGCAGGAGGGTATTCAATATAGAAAGTATTGCCGCCGGTTACACCGAGGAGCCGGACATCACCCGCATTACCATTGTGGTTAACGGGGACGACCGGGAACTGGATCAAGTAGTTAAACAACTGTCCAAGCTGGTGGACGTGATCAAGATTCAGGAATTGCACAGCAGTGAATCCATTGAGCGGGAGCTGGCCCTGATCAAGGTGAAGGCTGATGCGGCCCGCCGCTCCGACATTGTCGATATTGTCGAAATCTTCCGGGCGAACATTGTGGACGTCAACCGGGAAACAATGGTTATTGAACTGACGGGCGATGAGGAAAAGATCAACGCCCTGTGCGCGGTGCTGGAAGATCATGGCATTGTTGAAATGGTGCGTACGGGTAAAATTGCCCTGTGCCGTGGTCCGGGAGCAGCCAAGTATTATCAGGAGCAGTAA
- a CDS encoding GltB/FmdC/FwdC-like GXGXG domain-containing protein: MAVSCARYGLREMFLGGVRSLDELRSRLSIDGQEAEIDARDLVHKEINDLIREAALSGARRITLLNVCGQRYIGTRLFLPQQDGKIEIHIYSTPGNDLGAFLAGHRIVVHGNAQDGVGNTMDDGEIVVHGRAGDIVAMAMRGGRIFIRDSVGYRAAIHMKEYTGKVPVLVIGGTAQDFFGEYMAGGIVILLGLNLKPGERHHAHYIGTGMHGGVIYLRGEVAPYQLGKEVGVLELDDKDRRLLHRYVGEFARHFNLNAENILNDRFVKLMPVSKRPYGRIYAY, from the coding sequence ATGGCGGTAAGCTGTGCCCGATATGGGTTGCGGGAAATGTTTTTGGGTGGTGTTAGATCCCTTGATGAACTGAGAAGCCGCCTTTCAATAGATGGACAGGAGGCGGAAATAGACGCCCGGGATCTTGTGCACAAGGAAATAAATGATCTGATCCGGGAAGCGGCCCTTTCCGGCGCCCGCAGGATCACCCTGCTGAACGTTTGCGGCCAGCGTTACATCGGGACGCGGCTCTTCCTCCCACAGCAGGACGGCAAAATAGAAATTCACATTTACTCCACTCCGGGCAATGACCTGGGAGCTTTCCTGGCCGGGCACCGCATTGTGGTGCACGGCAACGCCCAGGACGGGGTGGGCAATACCATGGATGACGGCGAGATCGTGGTTCACGGGCGGGCAGGGGATATCGTGGCCATGGCCATGCGCGGCGGCAGGATTTTTATCCGGGACAGCGTCGGTTACCGGGCGGCCATTCATATGAAGGAGTATACCGGCAAGGTGCCGGTACTGGTAATCGGCGGGACGGCCCAGGACTTTTTTGGCGAGTACATGGCCGGGGGTATTGTAATTCTGCTGGGCTTAAACCTTAAGCCGGGCGAGCGTCACCACGCCCATTATATCGGCACGGGCATGCACGGAGGGGTAATTTACCTGCGGGGAGAGGTTGCCCCCTACCAGCTGGGCAAGGAAGTGGGCGTGCTGGAGCTGGATGACAAGGACCGCCGGCTTTTACACCGGTACGTTGGTGAATTTGCCCGGCATTTTAACCTCAATGCGGAAAACATCCTGAATGACCGTTTTGTCAAACTGATGCCGGTATCCAAAAGACCTTACGGCAGGATTTACGCCTATTAG
- a CDS encoding glutamate synthase-related protein, with protein sequence MFSHLLPEFLVERRSDRCIKCRVCERQCPNGVHHYDPELDLMFSDESPCVGCQRCVVFCPTNALSVYPHPTTYRPNASWTREKLQDLKKQAETGGVILTGSGNDKPYRIYWDHLVLNASQVTNPSIDPLREPMELRTYLGRKPDTLEVEVCGDKVSITSRLSPNVPVETPILFSAMSYGAISYQAFVSLAMAAKEFGTLFNTGEGGLPREMREKFGQNAIVQCASGRFGVDPEYLNSAAMVEIKIGQGAKPGIGGHLPGEKVAANIALTRMIPEGTDALSPAPQHDIYSIEDLSMLIYALKEATNYEKPVSVKIAAVHNVAAIASGIVRAGADIVAIDGLRGGTGAAPKAIRDNVGIPIELALAAVDRRLREEGIRHKCSIIAASGIRCSADVVKAIALGADAVYIGSAALVAMGCTLCQKCYTGKCAWGICTQDPYLTRRLNPEIASQRLVNLLRGWSHEIKEMLGGMGINAIESLRGNREHLRGVGLEGWELDVLGVKGAGE encoded by the coding sequence ATGTTTTCCCATCTGTTACCCGAGTTTCTGGTAGAACGCCGCAGTGACCGGTGTATAAAGTGCCGGGTCTGTGAGCGGCAATGTCCCAACGGGGTTCACCATTACGATCCAGAACTGGACCTCATGTTCAGCGATGAAAGCCCGTGTGTGGGGTGCCAGCGTTGTGTGGTGTTCTGCCCCACCAACGCCCTTTCTGTATACCCGCACCCGACGACCTATCGTCCAAATGCAAGCTGGACCAGGGAGAAGCTGCAGGATTTAAAGAAACAGGCCGAGACCGGAGGGGTTATTCTGACCGGCAGCGGCAATGACAAGCCCTACCGGATTTACTGGGACCACCTGGTCCTGAATGCCTCCCAGGTAACCAACCCTTCCATTGACCCGCTGCGGGAGCCCATGGAATTGCGTACTTACCTGGGGCGCAAGCCGGACACCCTGGAAGTGGAAGTATGTGGGGACAAAGTGTCCATTACCTCCCGGCTTTCACCCAATGTGCCTGTAGAAACACCCATTCTTTTCTCGGCCATGTCCTACGGTGCCATCAGCTACCAGGCTTTTGTGTCCCTGGCCATGGCCGCTAAAGAGTTCGGCACCCTCTTCAATACGGGTGAAGGCGGTCTGCCCCGGGAAATGCGGGAAAAGTTCGGCCAAAATGCCATCGTGCAGTGTGCCAGCGGGCGCTTTGGGGTGGACCCGGAGTATTTAAACTCGGCGGCCATGGTGGAAATCAAGATCGGCCAGGGGGCCAAACCGGGTATTGGCGGTCACCTGCCGGGAGAAAAGGTGGCGGCCAACATTGCCCTGACCCGGATGATCCCTGAAGGTACCGATGCCCTCTCCCCGGCGCCGCAACATGATATTTATTCCATTGAAGACCTGTCCATGCTCATCTATGCCTTAAAGGAGGCCACCAACTACGAAAAGCCGGTTTCCGTCAAGATTGCGGCGGTGCACAACGTGGCGGCCATTGCCTCCGGCATAGTCAGGGCCGGGGCAGATATCGTAGCCATTGACGGCCTGCGGGGCGGTACCGGTGCCGCGCCCAAAGCCATCCGGGATAATGTGGGTATTCCCATCGAGCTGGCTTTAGCGGCAGTGGACCGGCGGCTGCGGGAAGAGGGCATCAGGCACAAGTGCTCCATCATTGCGGCCAGTGGTATCCGCTGCAGTGCAGACGTGGTCAAAGCCATTGCCCTGGGAGCGGACGCGGTGTACATCGGTTCGGCGGCACTGGTGGCCATGGGCTGTACCCTGTGCCAGAAATGCTATACCGGCAAATGTGCCTGGGGTATCTGCACCCAGGATCCCTACCTCACCCGCCGCCTGAACCCGGAAATCGCCAGCCAGCGGCTGGTCAACCTGCTGCGGGGCTGGAGCCATGAGATCAAGGAAATGCTGGGCGGCATGGGCATTAACGCCATTGAAAGCCTGCGAGGCAACCGGGAACACCTGCGCGGGGTAGGTCTGGAGGGCTGGGAACTGGACGTGCTGGGAGTAAAAGGAGCGGGGGAGTGA
- a CDS encoding class II glutamine amidotransferase, translated as MRPQISERYLPEKDSQACGLFGVMNTTGERFGGEMAINAMVNMKVRGNGLGGGFAIYGLYPEYKDYYALHIMFERQQLGAKEIVDEFLADHFHVVYDEEIPTNKKATVLNPPVVWRYFVSPRQHLEEENNLSDDEFVVEKVMYINTRIDGAYVFSSGKDMGVFKGVGFPEEIADYFMLDRLYKGYIWTAHSRFPTNTPGWWGGAHPFSILDWTVVHNGEISSYGTNRRYLEMFGYYCTLYTDTEVMAYAVDLLMRRQGLPIEVVSRIFAAPMWDIIEHMEPGRRELYKTLRMAYAPLLMNGPFTVIVAHHNEMFGLTDRIRLRPITAAAAGDFVFLSSEEAAIRAVAPRLDLAWTPPGGEPVVARLHTRDHLASLARAV; from the coding sequence ATGCGGCCGCAAATCAGTGAGCGTTATCTGCCTGAAAAAGATTCCCAGGCCTGCGGTTTGTTTGGAGTAATGAACACGACCGGGGAAAGGTTTGGCGGGGAAATGGCCATAAACGCCATGGTCAACATGAAAGTTCGGGGTAACGGCCTGGGCGGCGGTTTTGCCATTTACGGGCTTTACCCGGAATACAAGGATTACTACGCCCTGCACATCATGTTTGAGCGTCAACAACTGGGGGCCAAAGAAATAGTGGATGAATTTCTGGCCGACCATTTCCACGTGGTCTATGATGAAGAAATCCCCACTAATAAAAAGGCCACGGTTCTGAATCCGCCGGTGGTGTGGCGTTATTTCGTATCTCCCCGCCAGCACCTGGAAGAAGAAAATAACCTGTCAGATGATGAGTTCGTGGTGGAAAAAGTGATGTACATCAACACCCGGATCGATGGTGCATACGTCTTTTCTTCCGGGAAGGACATGGGCGTTTTTAAAGGGGTGGGTTTCCCCGAGGAGATTGCCGATTACTTCATGCTTGACCGGCTGTACAAAGGATACATCTGGACCGCCCACAGCCGTTTCCCCACCAATACGCCTGGATGGTGGGGCGGGGCACACCCTTTTTCCATCCTGGACTGGACGGTGGTGCATAACGGTGAGATCTCTTCCTACGGCACCAACCGGCGTTATCTGGAAATGTTTGGCTACTACTGTACCCTTTATACGGATACGGAAGTGATGGCCTATGCCGTGGACCTGCTCATGCGCCGGCAGGGCCTGCCCATAGAGGTGGTGTCCAGGATCTTCGCCGCCCCCATGTGGGACATCATTGAGCATATGGAACCGGGACGCCGGGAGCTTTATAAGACCCTGCGCATGGCCTACGCCCCTCTGTTGATGAACGGTCCCTTTACGGTTATCGTCGCCCATCATAACGAAATGTTCGGCCTGACCGACCGCATCAGATTGCGGCCCATTACTGCTGCCGCTGCAGGAGACTTTGTCTTTCTTTCCTCTGAAGAAGCGGCCATCCGGGCCGTGGCTCCCCGGCTGGACCTGGCCTGGACGCCGCCGGGGGGCGAGCCGGTAGTGGCCCGGCTGCATACCAGAGACCATCTGGCCAGCCTGGCCCGTGCCGTGTAA